A genomic segment from Desulfuromonadales bacterium encodes:
- a CDS encoding dihydroorotate dehydrogenase-like protein, which translates to MADLTTTYMGLTLRNPIVVSSSGLTGTLKGVVKFAEAGAGAIVLKSLFEEQIAAEAGALGRFADAAAPGEGADYLQSYGMALGPRDYLKLVREAKQAVAVPIIASLNCISHEHWTDYAVQLAGAGADALELNIALMPTHAHLEGTNVEEHYYRILQEVKARVALPVALKVGPFFSAFAHFSDRLSHDRAEAPAFTVGWFGPSTTPGKTVWRGADALVLFNRFFPFDIDIDRLQPATGSPYSTPAEIHTSLRWISILAGRVGCDLAAATGIHDGRDAVKQLLAGATVVQICSTLYQNGPGRIGQMLEQIEGWMQAHGFVTLPEFRGRLSQLRSERPASHERLQYVRLLGGD; encoded by the coding sequence ATGGCCGATTTGACCACCACCTACATGGGTCTCACCCTGCGCAACCCCATCGTCGTCTCCAGCAGCGGCCTGACCGGTACCCTCAAGGGGGTGGTCAAATTCGCCGAGGCCGGCGCCGGCGCCATCGTCCTCAAGTCGCTCTTCGAGGAGCAGATCGCCGCCGAAGCCGGCGCCCTGGGCCGCTTTGCCGACGCGGCCGCGCCCGGCGAGGGGGCCGACTATCTCCAGAGCTACGGCATGGCGCTCGGACCGCGTGACTATCTCAAGCTGGTCCGGGAGGCGAAGCAGGCGGTCGCAGTGCCGATCATCGCCAGCCTCAATTGCATCTCGCACGAGCACTGGACCGACTACGCCGTCCAACTGGCGGGGGCCGGCGCCGACGCCCTCGAGCTCAACATCGCCCTGATGCCGACCCATGCCCACCTGGAGGGGACCAACGTCGAGGAGCACTACTACCGCATCCTGCAGGAGGTCAAGGCACGCGTCGCTCTTCCGGTGGCGCTGAAGGTCGGCCCATTCTTCTCGGCCTTCGCCCACTTTTCCGACCGGCTCAGCCACGACCGGGCCGAGGCTCCGGCTTTCACCGTCGGCTGGTTCGGGCCGAGCACCACGCCGGGCAAAACCGTCTGGCGGGGGGCCGACGCGCTGGTGCTGTTCAACCGCTTCTTCCCCTTTGACATCGACATCGACAGGCTGCAGCCGGCCACCGGAAGTCCCTACAGCACCCCGGCGGAGATCCACACCTCCTTGCGCTGGATCTCGATCCTTGCGGGCCGGGTCGGCTGCGACCTCGCCGCCGCCACCGGCATCCATGACGGGCGGGATGCTGTCAAGCAACTGCTGGCCGGCGCCACCGTCGTGCAGATATGCTCGACCCTCTACCAGAACGGCCCCGGCCGGATCGGCCAGATGCTCGAGCAGATCGAGGGCTGGATGCAGGCGCACGGCTTTGTCACCCTGCCCGAGTTTCGCGGCCGGCTCAGCCAGCTGCGCAGCGAGCGGCCGGCGAGCCACGAGCGGCTGCAGTACGTCAGGTTGCTAGGCGGCGACTGA